One genomic segment of Vicinamibacterales bacterium includes these proteins:
- a CDS encoding DUF2721 domain-containing protein, translating to MDWLTRLEAPQNALAILTAMITPAVLISACGALIFSTSTRLGRVIDRVRLLSERFQELALHSDQDEMFEERRQLIFSQLDRQTSRARLIQRAMTAFYAALGVFVSSSVAIAIASAAARNFTWLAVVLGLLGSLFMLYGSMLLIVESRMALSAIHSEMDFVWKLSTKLAGKELTDKSTGGPFTWLGKKI from the coding sequence ATGGATTGGCTGACGCGACTCGAGGCGCCCCAGAACGCGCTGGCGATCCTGACCGCGATGATCACCCCGGCGGTGCTCATTTCGGCCTGCGGCGCCCTGATCTTCTCGACCAGCACCCGCCTGGGCCGCGTGATCGACCGCGTGCGCCTGCTCTCGGAGCGCTTCCAGGAGCTGGCCCTCCATTCCGACCAGGACGAGATGTTCGAGGAGCGGCGGCAGCTGATTTTCTCGCAACTCGATCGGCAGACCTCGCGCGCGCGGCTGATCCAGCGCGCCATGACCGCGTTTTACGCGGCCCTAGGCGTGTTCGTCTCCTCCAGCGTCGCCATTGCCATCGCCTCGGCCGCGGCCCGCAACTTCACGTGGCTTGCCGTGGTGCTGGGCCTGCTGGGGTCGCTGTTCATGCTTTACGGGTCGATGCTGTTGATTGTCGAGAGCCGCATGGCCCTCAGCGCCATCCACAGCGAGATGGATTTCGTGTGGAAACTGAGCACGAAGCTGGCCGGCAAGGAGCTCACCGACAAGTCCACTGGCGGCCCGTTCACCTGGCTCGGTAAGAAGATTTAG
- a CDS encoding NADPH:quinone reductase, whose product MKAILAREFGGPDVLKLEEVPDPAAGTGQVRVRIHAVGVNPYDTYMRAGGYAISPALPFTPGADAAGVIDQVGDGGTGWHAGDRVYISGTALGKAHGAYAALAVCEVGQVHRLPARISFAQGAGLFVPYVTAWRALFGRANARAGDTVLVHGASGGVGVAATQFAVAAGLTVIGTAGTDEGLKVVTAQGAHHAFNHRGDGYLDRIASVTGGRGPDVILEMLANVNLDHDLTIVAPGGRVVVIGNRGRVEIDARKIMSKDCAVYGLALWGIPPDEVRRAHQAIIAGLESGALNPVVGREMPLADAARAHIEVMEPGAHGKIVLIP is encoded by the coding sequence ATGAAAGCCATCCTCGCGCGCGAATTCGGCGGTCCAGACGTCCTCAAACTCGAAGAAGTGCCGGACCCGGCGGCCGGCACGGGCCAGGTCAGGGTCCGCATTCATGCCGTCGGCGTCAACCCTTACGACACCTACATGCGTGCGGGCGGCTATGCCATTTCGCCGGCCCTGCCGTTTACGCCGGGCGCCGACGCCGCCGGCGTCATTGACCAGGTCGGCGATGGCGGCACCGGATGGCACGCCGGCGACCGGGTCTACATCAGCGGCACGGCGCTCGGCAAAGCCCACGGTGCCTACGCGGCGCTCGCGGTGTGCGAGGTGGGCCAGGTCCACCGGCTGCCGGCCCGGATCAGTTTTGCGCAGGGTGCGGGGTTGTTCGTGCCGTACGTGACAGCGTGGCGGGCGCTATTCGGCCGCGCCAACGCGCGGGCCGGCGACACGGTGCTGGTGCACGGCGCCAGCGGCGGGGTCGGCGTGGCCGCCACCCAGTTCGCGGTCGCGGCGGGCCTGACGGTAATCGGCACGGCCGGAACCGATGAGGGGTTGAAGGTGGTGACGGCGCAAGGCGCGCACCATGCCTTCAATCACCGCGGTGACGGCTACCTGGATCGCATCGCCAGCGTCACCGGCGGGCGCGGGCCCGACGTCATTCTCGAGATGCTCGCCAACGTGAACCTCGATCACGACCTGACGATCGTGGCGCCCGGCGGACGGGTCGTGGTGATCGGCAACCGCGGCCGCGTCGAGATCGACGCGCGCAAGATCATGTCGAAAGACTGCGCGGTGTATGGCCTGGCGCTGTGGGGCATTCCGCCGGACGAAGTCCGGCGCGCGCATCAGGCGATTATCGCGGGGTTGGAAAGCGGCGCCCTCAACCCGGTGGTCGGCCGGGAAATGCCGCTGGCCGACGCCGCCAGGGCCCACATCGAGGTGATGGAGCCAGGGGCGCACGGGAAGATCGTGCTGATCCCGTAA
- a CDS encoding VWA domain-containing protein, translating to MNRLSSIVLASVLVTGTAVLATSAQDQPIFKSAVRTVPIYATVVDGGGRLVPDLERADFAILDNGKPADVTLFSNDSQPFSAVVMLDTSASMTANLKLLNRAAEQFLLRLLPVDRAQVGAFNDKIQLSGTFTNNRDELIGALNDLYFGNPTRLNDGIGAGLDALQGIEGRRVVLVFTDGEDTASRTGFKTVLEQARDEEVMVYAIGLESEYFNGMRVVKTRPSRDLRKIADETGGGYFELLKTIDLAPTFTRVAQELRSQYLIGFAPASLDGKVHKLDVKVNRPGMTVRARKSYLAAPDTKS from the coding sequence ATGAACAGGCTGTCCTCCATTGTGCTCGCCAGCGTCTTGGTCACCGGGACTGCCGTGCTGGCGACGTCCGCGCAGGATCAGCCGATCTTCAAGTCCGCCGTGCGCACGGTGCCGATCTACGCCACGGTGGTGGACGGCGGCGGGCGCCTGGTGCCGGACCTCGAGCGTGCCGACTTTGCCATTCTCGACAACGGCAAGCCCGCCGACGTGACGCTGTTCTCGAACGACTCGCAGCCGTTCAGCGCCGTGGTGATGCTCGACACCAGCGCAAGCATGACCGCCAACCTGAAGCTGCTCAACCGCGCCGCGGAGCAGTTTCTGCTGCGCTTGCTGCCGGTGGACCGGGCGCAGGTCGGCGCGTTCAACGACAAGATCCAGTTGAGCGGCACCTTCACGAACAATCGCGACGAGTTGATCGGGGCGCTGAACGATCTGTATTTCGGCAACCCCACGCGCCTGAACGACGGCATTGGCGCCGGCCTCGACGCGCTGCAGGGCATCGAAGGCCGCCGCGTTGTCTTGGTGTTCACCGATGGCGAAGACACCGCGAGCCGCACCGGGTTCAAGACCGTTCTCGAGCAAGCCCGCGACGAAGAGGTGATGGTCTACGCCATTGGCCTCGAGTCGGAGTACTTCAACGGCATGCGTGTCGTAAAGACGCGCCCGTCACGAGACTTGCGGAAGATTGCCGATGAAACCGGCGGCGGCTACTTCGAGTTGCTGAAGACGATCGACCTGGCGCCGACCTTCACGCGCGTGGCGCAGGAGCTGCGCAGCCAGTACCTGATCGGTTTTGCCCCCGCCTCGCTCGACGGCAAGGTGCACAAGCTGGATGTGAAGGTGAACCGGCCGGGAATGACCGTGCGGGCGCGGAAGAGCTATCTCGCCGCGCCCGACACCAAGTCCTGA
- a CDS encoding FAD binding domain-containing protein has protein sequence MPTDARSLSLKRPRTLKAALAMLADDPTLTPIAGCTDVFVGLHFGTLEQRRFVDLWGLDELRAIRIDRPVLRIGALATYTDIIKSALVRKRVPMLVAAAREVGGPQIQNRGTLGGNIANASPAGDTLPVLAAAGARVVLRSIAGERRVPFAGFYTGYRTSVRRPDELITAVEILPIAGRQWWRKVGARRAQAISKIMIAAVRGPQVRVAFGSVAPTVVLATAAAAVLTGGGAMADAQAALRRDIAPIDDVRSTGEYRMQVAENLLDEFWRETDG, from the coding sequence GTGCCAACCGACGCTAGATCCCTCTCGCTGAAGCGGCCGCGCACCCTCAAGGCGGCGCTGGCCATGCTGGCCGACGACCCCACGCTGACGCCGATTGCCGGGTGCACCGACGTGTTTGTGGGCCTGCACTTCGGCACGCTGGAGCAGCGTCGCTTCGTGGACCTGTGGGGGCTCGATGAATTGAGGGCGATTCGAATCGACCGGCCCGTCCTCCGCATTGGCGCGCTGGCGACCTACACCGACATCATCAAGTCGGCGCTCGTCCGGAAGCGGGTGCCGATGCTGGTGGCCGCGGCCCGCGAAGTGGGTGGACCGCAGATTCAGAACCGCGGCACCCTCGGCGGCAATATCGCCAACGCCTCGCCGGCCGGCGACACGCTGCCGGTGCTGGCCGCCGCCGGCGCCCGCGTCGTGCTTCGCAGTATCGCGGGCGAGCGCCGCGTCCCCTTCGCCGGGTTCTACACGGGCTATCGCACCAGCGTGCGGCGGCCGGACGAGCTGATCACGGCCGTCGAGATCCTGCCCATTGCCGGCCGTCAGTGGTGGCGCAAGGTCGGCGCGCGGCGGGCCCAGGCGATTTCGAAGATCATGATCGCCGCCGTGCGCGGGCCGCAGGTCCGCGTCGCGTTCGGCTCGGTGGCGCCCACGGTGGTGCTCGCGACCGCGGCGGCGGCCGTGCTGACCGGCGGCGGCGCCATGGCCGATGCGCAGGCGGCGTTGCGCCGGGACATCGCGCCAATAGACGATGTGCGATCGACGGGCGAGTATCGGATGCAGGTGGCCGAAAACCTGCTCGATGAGTTTTGGAGGGAAACCGATGGCTAG
- a CDS encoding (2Fe-2S)-binding protein has protein sequence MNLTINGRKRRLDVEPMKRLLDVLREDCGLTGTKEGCGEGECGACTVLVDGVAVDACLVPVAHVEGCRVVTIEGASAASRSGKALQNAFVEHGGAQCGICTPGMIMAALPLKAGASRDQIKTALAGNLCRCTGYMSIFRSVEAGLPPSRQALRRTSRRTSTKRQTAKRNRRANRR, from the coding sequence ATGAACCTGACCATCAACGGCAGGAAGCGGCGCCTCGACGTCGAGCCGATGAAGCGGCTGCTCGACGTGCTGCGCGAAGACTGCGGGCTCACCGGCACGAAGGAAGGCTGCGGCGAAGGCGAGTGCGGGGCCTGCACGGTGCTGGTGGACGGCGTCGCCGTGGACGCCTGCCTCGTCCCCGTCGCGCACGTCGAGGGCTGCCGCGTGGTGACCATCGAGGGGGCGAGCGCGGCGTCGCGATCGGGCAAGGCGCTGCAGAACGCGTTTGTCGAGCACGGCGGCGCGCAGTGCGGCATCTGCACGCCGGGCATGATCATGGCGGCCCTGCCGCTCAAGGCCGGCGCGTCCCGCGACCAGATCAAGACCGCGCTGGCCGGCAACTTGTGCCGCTGCACCGGCTACATGAGCATCTTCCGGTCGGTGGAGGCTGGCCTTCCGCCTTCGCGCCAAGCGCTTCGGCGGACAAGTCGGCGAACAAGCACGAAACGGCAGACGGCGAAGAGGAACAGGCGTGCCAACCGACGCTAG
- a CDS encoding xanthine dehydrogenase family protein molybdopterin-binding subunit, whose translation MARAVGANVRRKDGDAKVTGAAKYIDDLTFPGMLFGATIRSTVPRAEITARHLDLSPAFIVADYRDIPGQNYVALIDPDQPCLAEREVRHVAEPILLVAHADRRQLFGVETRVRFEYRELAPTCDPEASAVCFKQIAIDKGDIDRGFRDADFVIEGEYRTGHQEQLYIETNGVIAVPGSGQITVYGSLQCPYYVHKALVVLTGLAPERVRVIQAETGGGFGGKEEYPSMLACHAAVLAMKCGRPVKMIYDRVEDLLATTKRHPSIIRHRTGVTRDGRLTAMDVDVVMDGGAYATLSAVVLSRGVIHAAGPYRCEHIRIRGRAMMTHTPPNGAFRGFGAPQTQFGIEAHMDRVADALAMDPVRLRELNALRPGDATATGQKLGRDASALPVLRAAVKRSGFRQKRRQWRGTNRGIGLSLFFHGSGFTGGGEVKLASKASLELTATGARILVASTEIGQGTRTMHAQIVADAIGLPYEAIDVHQVDTDVVPDSGPTVASRTCMIVGKLLERCARDLRKRLGTLTPEEYFKRHGSVTVTAQYEPPPGLTWDDDLYRGDAYGSYAWGCNVVEVEVDPVTCEVTPMRVTAVAEIGKAIHPLMAEGQVEGGTAQGIGYALIEEVVMRDGRMANAQLTNYIIPTPMDAPVIDVELLERPYAHGPFGAKGVGEMPIDGPAPAVINALRHCGFDIRSIPATPERLMKARR comes from the coding sequence ATGGCGCGCGCGGTCGGGGCCAATGTTCGTCGCAAGGACGGTGACGCCAAGGTCACCGGCGCCGCGAAGTACATCGACGACCTGACGTTCCCCGGCATGCTGTTCGGGGCCACCATCCGCTCCACGGTCCCGCGTGCCGAGATCACCGCCAGGCATCTCGATCTTTCTCCCGCCTTCATCGTCGCCGACTACCGCGACATTCCCGGCCAGAACTACGTGGCGCTGATCGATCCCGACCAGCCATGCCTGGCCGAGCGCGAGGTGCGGCACGTGGCCGAGCCGATTTTGCTGGTCGCGCATGCGGACCGGCGGCAGTTGTTCGGCGTCGAGACGCGAGTGCGGTTCGAGTACCGAGAGCTGGCGCCCACCTGCGACCCCGAAGCGTCGGCGGTGTGCTTCAAGCAGATTGCGATCGACAAGGGCGACATCGATCGCGGCTTTCGCGATGCCGACTTCGTGATCGAAGGCGAGTACCGCACCGGCCACCAGGAACAGCTCTACATCGAGACCAACGGCGTCATCGCGGTGCCCGGGTCCGGACAGATCACGGTCTACGGCTCGCTGCAGTGCCCGTATTACGTCCACAAGGCGCTCGTGGTGCTGACCGGCCTCGCGCCCGAGCGGGTGCGCGTGATCCAGGCCGAAACCGGCGGCGGCTTCGGCGGCAAGGAAGAGTACCCGTCGATGCTCGCCTGCCATGCCGCCGTGCTCGCGATGAAATGCGGCCGGCCGGTGAAGATGATCTACGACCGCGTCGAGGACCTGCTGGCCACCACGAAGCGGCACCCGTCGATCATCCGGCACCGCACCGGCGTCACCCGCGACGGGCGCCTCACCGCGATGGACGTGGACGTGGTGATGGACGGCGGCGCCTACGCGACGCTGAGCGCGGTGGTGCTGTCCCGCGGCGTCATTCACGCGGCCGGTCCGTACCGGTGCGAACACATCCGCATTCGCGGCCGCGCCATGATGACCCACACGCCGCCCAACGGCGCGTTCCGGGGCTTCGGCGCGCCACAAACGCAGTTCGGCATCGAGGCGCACATGGATCGCGTGGCCGACGCCCTGGCGATGGATCCGGTCCGGCTCCGCGAGTTGAACGCGCTACGCCCTGGCGACGCCACCGCGACCGGCCAGAAACTGGGCCGCGACGCCAGCGCCCTGCCGGTGTTGCGCGCGGCGGTGAAGCGATCGGGTTTCAGGCAGAAGCGGCGCCAGTGGCGCGGCACCAACCGCGGCATCGGGTTGTCGCTCTTCTTCCACGGCTCGGGCTTCACCGGCGGCGGCGAAGTGAAGCTGGCCTCGAAGGCGTCACTCGAGCTGACCGCGACCGGCGCCCGCATCCTCGTCGCCAGCACCGAGATTGGCCAGGGAACGCGGACCATGCACGCGCAGATTGTCGCGGACGCGATCGGATTGCCGTACGAGGCCATCGACGTGCACCAGGTGGACACCGACGTCGTGCCCGACAGCGGCCCGACCGTGGCGTCGCGCACGTGCATGATTGTCGGCAAGCTGCTCGAGCGGTGCGCGCGCGACCTGCGAAAGCGGCTCGGCACGCTCACTCCCGAGGAGTACTTCAAGCGCCACGGTTCGGTCACCGTCACCGCCCAGTACGAACCGCCGCCCGGCCTGACGTGGGATGACGACCTCTACCGCGGGGATGCCTACGGCAGCTACGCGTGGGGCTGCAACGTCGTCGAGGTGGAGGTCGATCCCGTCACCTGCGAGGTCACCCCGATGCGCGTCACCGCCGTGGCCGAGATCGGCAAGGCCATTCATCCGCTGATGGCCGAAGGGCAGGTCGAGGGCGGCACCGCGCAGGGCATCGGCTACGCGTTGATCGAGGAAGTGGTGATGCGTGATGGCCGCATGGCCAACGCCCAGCTGACCAACTACATCATCCCCACGCCGATGGACGCGCCGGTCATCGACGTGGAACTGCTCGAGCGTCCGTACGCCCATGGGCCGTTTGGCGCCAAGGGCGTCGGTGAAATGCCGATTGACGGTCCCGCGCCGGCGGTGATCAACGCTCTTCGGCATTGCGGATTCGACATCCGGTCGATTCCCGCGACGCCCGAACGGCTGATGAAGGCGCGGCGATGA
- a CDS encoding MoaD/ThiS family protein: MTVNFPAALHPLTGTTLVVRDAVATVGQLLQVLDRMVPGLATELDDPLYNIAVNNELLLHGVDQRAVADGDVVEIVPTMAGG, encoded by the coding sequence GTGACCGTTAACTTTCCCGCCGCCTTGCATCCCCTGACCGGCACGACGCTGGTGGTCCGCGACGCCGTCGCGACCGTCGGGCAACTCCTGCAGGTACTGGACCGCATGGTCCCCGGCCTCGCCACCGAACTGGACGATCCGCTGTATAACATCGCCGTGAACAACGAACTGCTGTTGCACGGCGTTGACCAGCGCGCGGTCGCCGACGGCGACGTCGTCGAGATCGTTCCGACGATGGCCGGGGGCTGA
- a CDS encoding aldehyde ferredoxin oxidoreductase C-terminal domain-containing protein: MAIRDRVARLLEEMPREAQFPSQGATLFVDLERRQLHTAYTPLAVTRTVLGGRGANMYYLHRLLDESLTPLDPGIPLIFGSGLLTGLVPSAARGNCTSWSPESGVLLDSNAGDYFPSFLRMNGFDHLVLYGQAPAWTLLVIRNGVVTFDDGAPYVGMDNIEMREAVARDLGGVWTRNMAMANITRAGENQVLTSGIMAGPKAIYARGGPGAKMGALRLKGIVTIAPTREFATAQPYKPYNRHIAQKLLATSVVKNALSKTGTPFLYKPSRLLGAMGTKNNQETTWTDGLDAEHFDPYRPGMEGCFRCPVNCRPLNDLHSAAPDKYDKGDGPEYVTLGKFGPNLGIDSVAAVVRLNNVCNDLGLDTASTGSALAWAFELFQRGIITTAHTGGITLTWGDAVTIERLLFMMAAREGFGAALADSTRAVEKGHYPAEALKYRIAVKGLGQSDPHDARILKAFALGLAVATRGMDHLRNRATLEINARINDNPVFKSELYGGPVSAEPNSYVDKERAVRACEDMYAVGDSVGMCRFTTRLFNSPSLPGLEEFREQLANVTGLVFTDEALEQCGLNVMGVERLINHRLGMRRKDDTLPDRWFDEPNPGGPYKGEKIDRQEFDAMLSRFYAISRLTSEGAPEEAWRRELVGALGSDR, encoded by the coding sequence ATGGCCATCCGCGACCGCGTCGCCCGGCTGCTGGAGGAGATGCCGCGCGAGGCGCAGTTCCCCTCGCAAGGCGCCACGTTGTTCGTGGATCTCGAGCGCCGGCAACTGCACACCGCCTACACGCCGCTCGCCGTCACGCGCACGGTGCTTGGCGGCCGCGGCGCCAACATGTATTACCTGCACCGGCTGCTGGATGAGTCGCTCACGCCGCTCGATCCGGGCATCCCGCTGATATTCGGATCGGGGCTGCTGACCGGCCTGGTGCCCAGTGCCGCGCGCGGCAACTGCACGTCGTGGTCGCCGGAATCAGGCGTGCTGCTCGACTCGAACGCCGGTGATTACTTCCCGTCGTTCCTGCGCATGAACGGCTTCGACCACCTCGTGTTGTACGGCCAGGCCCCGGCGTGGACGCTGCTGGTGATTCGTAACGGCGTGGTGACGTTCGACGATGGCGCGCCGTACGTGGGGATGGACAACATCGAGATGCGCGAGGCCGTGGCCCGGGACCTGGGTGGCGTGTGGACCCGCAACATGGCGATGGCCAACATCACCCGCGCCGGTGAGAACCAGGTCCTGACCAGCGGCATCATGGCCGGCCCGAAAGCCATCTACGCGCGCGGCGGCCCGGGCGCGAAGATGGGCGCCCTCCGCCTGAAGGGCATCGTCACGATTGCGCCCACCCGCGAGTTTGCGACCGCGCAGCCCTACAAGCCCTACAACCGGCACATCGCGCAGAAGCTGCTTGCCACCTCGGTGGTGAAGAACGCGCTGTCGAAAACCGGCACGCCGTTTCTCTACAAGCCCAGCCGATTGCTGGGCGCGATGGGCACGAAGAACAACCAGGAAACGACGTGGACCGACGGCCTCGACGCCGAGCACTTCGATCCGTACCGCCCGGGGATGGAGGGCTGCTTCCGCTGCCCGGTGAACTGCCGTCCGCTGAACGACCTGCACAGCGCCGCGCCGGACAAGTACGACAAGGGCGATGGCCCGGAGTACGTGACGCTGGGGAAGTTCGGCCCCAATCTCGGCATCGACAGTGTCGCCGCGGTCGTCCGCCTCAATAACGTCTGCAACGACCTCGGTCTCGACACCGCGTCCACCGGCTCCGCCCTCGCCTGGGCGTTCGAGCTGTTCCAGCGCGGCATCATCACCACGGCGCACACCGGCGGGATCACGCTGACGTGGGGCGACGCGGTGACCATCGAACGCCTGCTGTTCATGATGGCGGCGCGCGAGGGCTTTGGCGCCGCGCTGGCCGACAGCACGCGCGCAGTGGAGAAGGGACATTATCCGGCGGAGGCGCTGAAGTACCGCATTGCGGTGAAGGGCCTGGGCCAGAGCGACCCGCACGACGCCCGCATCCTGAAGGCGTTCGCCCTCGGGTTGGCCGTGGCCACGCGCGGCATGGATCACCTCCGCAACCGCGCCACGCTGGAGATCAACGCGCGCATCAACGACAACCCGGTGTTCAAGTCGGAGCTGTATGGCGGCCCGGTCAGCGCCGAGCCCAACAGCTATGTGGACAAGGAGCGCGCGGTCCGGGCATGCGAGGACATGTACGCGGTGGGCGACTCGGTCGGCATGTGCCGCTTCACCACCAGGCTGTTCAACAGCCCGTCGCTGCCCGGCCTCGAGGAGTTCCGCGAGCAGCTCGCCAACGTCACCGGCCTGGTGTTCACCGACGAAGCCCTCGAACAGTGCGGGTTGAACGTGATGGGCGTGGAGCGGTTGATCAACCATCGCCTCGGCATGCGCCGCAAGGACGACACGCTGCCCGACCGCTGGTTCGACGAGCCGAATCCCGGCGGCCCCTACAAGGGCGAGAAGATCGATCGCCAGGAGTTCGACGCGATGCTGTCACGTTTCTACGCCATCTCGCGGCTGACGAGCGAGGGCGCGCCCGAAGAGGCGTGGCGCAGGGAATTGGTGGGCGCCCTTGGCAGTGACCGTTAA
- the ggt gene encoding gamma-glutamyltransferase, with the protein MRNFLFAIAGVLLIMTTSSAQQISAGDRPSGNIRGTRSPAVGRHGMIATSQSLASAAGLKVLQDGGNAIDAAVTAAAVLAVVEPSMNGIGGDLLAIVYDAKTRKVYGLDSTGRSAYAATPEEFAKRGLKDMPGNGPLTVDVPGVVEGWHQLLTRFGTISMAKAVAPAITHARDGFPVAELMANEWTANEKLLARDPATAATFLPNGKPLAQGDIFANPRLARSLELIAKEGRDAFYKGALARAIVADLKARNGLLEMRDFAEHKADWVDPIGVNYRGYDVMEMPPSTQGFVALEMLNIMEGFGIKAMGHNSADYLHVVTEAKRIAFADRGAYLADRDHMAKDILKTLLSKDYAATRRKEIDMAKAAKSYAPGTPAGAGRPTQDFAGRDLGDTIYLTAADSEGNVVSFIQSLFSAFGAGFVAGETGITLHNRGSGFVLTPGHPNQIGPHKRPLHTLVPAMIMKDGKPWVAFGVMGGDNQAQAHAQVVANFVDFGMHVQEAGDAARMRHMGNRLALESGIGADVRKALEARGHTVSDGRGAMGGYQAIFIDPKTGVMLGGSDLRKDGLAIGW; encoded by the coding sequence ATGCGAAACTTCCTGTTCGCGATTGCCGGAGTCCTCCTGATCATGACCACCTCGTCCGCTCAACAGATATCCGCCGGCGATCGGCCCTCGGGCAACATTCGCGGCACCCGGTCGCCGGCCGTGGGACGCCACGGCATGATCGCCACCAGCCAGTCACTCGCCTCCGCCGCGGGACTCAAGGTGCTGCAGGACGGCGGCAACGCCATCGACGCGGCCGTCACCGCCGCCGCAGTGCTCGCCGTCGTCGAGCCGAGCATGAACGGCATTGGCGGCGACCTGCTGGCGATCGTCTACGACGCGAAGACCAGGAAGGTCTACGGGCTCGACTCGACCGGCCGGTCCGCCTACGCCGCCACGCCGGAAGAGTTCGCCAAGCGCGGCCTGAAGGACATGCCGGGCAACGGGCCGTTGACCGTTGATGTCCCGGGTGTCGTCGAGGGCTGGCACCAGCTCCTTACGCGCTTCGGCACCATCTCGATGGCCAAGGCAGTTGCGCCCGCCATCACGCACGCGCGCGACGGCTTCCCGGTTGCCGAGCTGATGGCCAACGAGTGGACGGCCAACGAGAAACTGCTGGCGCGCGACCCGGCCACGGCGGCGACCTTCCTGCCGAACGGCAAGCCGCTCGCGCAAGGCGACATCTTCGCCAACCCGCGGCTGGCGCGCAGCCTCGAGCTGATCGCGAAGGAAGGGCGCGACGCCTTCTACAAGGGCGCCCTCGCCCGCGCGATTGTCGCCGACCTCAAGGCCCGGAACGGCTTGCTCGAGATGCGCGACTTCGCGGAGCACAAGGCCGACTGGGTGGATCCGATCGGCGTCAACTACCGCGGCTACGACGTCATGGAGATGCCGCCGAGCACGCAGGGTTTCGTCGCGCTCGAGATGCTGAACATCATGGAAGGCTTCGGCATCAAGGCCATGGGCCACAACTCGGCCGACTACCTCCACGTGGTGACCGAGGCGAAACGGATTGCGTTTGCGGATCGCGGCGCCTACCTGGCCGACCGCGATCACATGGCCAAGGACATCCTGAAGACACTGCTCTCGAAGGACTACGCCGCCACCCGCCGCAAGGAGATCGACATGGCGAAGGCGGCGAAGAGCTACGCGCCAGGCACGCCGGCAGGCGCGGGCCGGCCCACGCAGGACTTCGCCGGCCGCGATCTCGGCGACACCATCTACCTGACGGCCGCCGACAGCGAAGGCAACGTCGTGTCGTTCATCCAGTCGCTGTTCAGCGCCTTCGGCGCGGGCTTCGTCGCGGGAGAAACCGGCATCACGCTGCACAACCGCGGCTCCGGTTTCGTGCTGACACCGGGCCATCCGAATCAGATCGGTCCGCACAAGCGTCCGCTGCACACGCTGGTGCCGGCGATGATCATGAAGGACGGCAAGCCGTGGGTGGCGTTCGGCGTGATGGGCGGCGACAACCAGGCCCAGGCGCACGCGCAAGTGGTGGCAAACTTCGTCGATTTCGGCATGCACGTGCAGGAAGCCGGCGACGCCGCCCGCATGCGCCACATGGGGAATCGGCTCGCGCTGGAGAGCGGAATCGGCGCCGACGTGCGCAAGGCGCTCGAAGCCAGGGGCCACACGGTGTCGGACGGCCGCGGCGCCATGGGCGGTTACCAAGCGATTTTCATCGATCCGAAGACGGGCGTGATGCTTGGCGGATCCGACCTCCGGAAGGACGGACTTGCGATAGGTTGGTAG